The proteins below are encoded in one region of Aquisphaera giovannonii:
- a CDS encoding type III polyketide synthase, which translates to MSTVIAGIGTALPPHRISQEDAALIARKYACESPSQERLFAALYRRAGVEGRGCVVLDRSDGPLEGRQTFYGEAAPSTLERMRRYEAEAGPLGLLAAKAALDAAGIPPGRVTHLITVSCSGFHAPGLDVTLIGHLPLRAEAARTHVGFMGCHGALNGLRVADAFLRADPDACVLLCALELCSLHHQYGWDAERIVSNSLFADGAAAVVAVPEAASAGVARASRRLRLVASGSTLIADSEDAMSWRIGDHGFQMTLSNRVPDLIGTHLRPWLESWLARHGLDLASVGSWAVHPGGPRILSAVAEALGLGHDALGVSQRVLAEHGNMSSPTILFILDRLARAGAPGPCVALAFGPGLAVEAAILD; encoded by the coding sequence ATGAGCACCGTCATCGCGGGCATCGGCACGGCGCTGCCGCCGCATCGGATCAGCCAGGAGGACGCGGCACTCATCGCCCGGAAGTACGCCTGCGAGAGCCCGTCGCAGGAGCGGCTCTTCGCGGCGCTCTACCGGCGGGCCGGCGTCGAGGGCCGGGGCTGCGTGGTGCTGGACCGGTCCGACGGCCCGCTCGAAGGACGGCAGACGTTCTACGGCGAGGCGGCCCCCTCGACGCTGGAGCGGATGCGGCGTTACGAGGCGGAGGCCGGGCCGCTGGGGCTCCTCGCCGCGAAGGCCGCCTTGGACGCGGCCGGCATCCCACCGGGGCGGGTGACCCACCTGATCACCGTCTCCTGCAGCGGCTTCCACGCGCCCGGGCTCGACGTCACGCTCATCGGTCATTTGCCGCTCCGCGCGGAGGCGGCGAGGACTCACGTCGGGTTCATGGGCTGCCACGGGGCGCTCAACGGCCTCCGGGTCGCCGACGCCTTCCTGCGGGCCGACCCCGACGCGTGCGTGCTGCTCTGCGCCCTGGAGCTCTGCAGCCTCCACCACCAGTACGGCTGGGACGCGGAGCGGATCGTCTCCAATTCCCTGTTCGCCGACGGCGCCGCGGCGGTCGTGGCCGTGCCGGAGGCCGCGTCCGCGGGCGTTGCTCGTGCGTCGCGACGCCTCCGCCTGGTCGCGTCGGGATCGACGCTGATCGCGGATTCGGAGGACGCCATGTCCTGGCGGATCGGCGACCACGGCTTCCAGATGACGCTCTCCAACCGGGTGCCGGACCTGATCGGCACGCACCTCCGGCCCTGGCTCGAGTCGTGGCTGGCGAGGCACGGCCTGGACCTGGCCTCGGTCGGCTCGTGGGCCGTCCATCCCGGCGGCCCGAGGATCCTCTCCGCGGTCGCCGAGGCGCTCGGCCTCGGCCACGACGCGCTGGGCGTCTCCCAGCGCGTCCTCGCGGAGCACGGCAACATGTCCTCGCCCACCATCCTCTTCATCCTGGATCGGCTGGCCCGCGCGGGTGCGCCGGGGCCTTGCGTCGCGCTGGCCTTCGGGCCGGGCCTGGCCGTCGAGGCGGCGATCCTCGACTGA